The following are from one region of the Myotis daubentonii chromosome 2, mMyoDau2.1, whole genome shotgun sequence genome:
- the LOC132228724 gene encoding cytochrome P450 4V2-like, translated as MVAVWLVHVGQKLLLWGALSAVSLAGVTLILRFLQMMASYAHKWLQMRPIPTIPGAYPLVGHSLILEKGAKEFFQQLMNYTEENRHVPMIILWLGTVPVILMYKAETIEVILTSSKVIDKSHLYRFLEPWLGLGLLTSTGNKWRSRRKMLTPSFHFTILEDFLDVMNEQANILVNKLEKHVDREKFNCFSYITLCALDIICETAMGKNIDAQTNDDSEYVRAVYRMSDLLHRRMRTFWLWHDVLYLLFKDGRDHRRKLKILHNFTTNVINERANEVKRDEERKSDDKVTTLSNRKRKAFLDLLLNVMDDEGNKLSHEAIREEVDTFMFEGHDTTAAGMNWALYLLGCYPEVQKKLDNELDEVFGNSDRPVTLEDLKKLKYLECVIKETLRIFPSVPLIARDLNEDCDVGGYNVVKGSQILIIPYALHRDPRYFPEPEEFKPERFFPENSMGRHPYTYVPFSAGPRNCIGQRFAMMEEKVVLSSILRHFWVESTQKREELGVAGELILRPTNGIWIKLKRRKANAS; from the exons ATGGTGGCCGTCTGGCTGGTGCACGTCGGGCAGAAGCTGCTGCTCTGGGGCGCGCTCAGCGCCGTCTCCCTGGCGGGCGTCACCCTCATCCTGAGATTCTTGCAGATGATGGCGAGCTACGCGCATAAGTGGCTGCAAATGAGGCCCATCCCCACCATTCCGGGCGCCTACCCCTTGGTGGGACACTCCCTGATCCTGGAAAAAGGAGCTAAAG agtttttccAGCAGCTGATGAATTACACTGAAGAGAACAGACATGTACCAATGATAATACTCTGGCTTGGCACAGTACCAGTAATACTCATGTATAAAGCCGAAACTATAGAG gTAATTTTAACTAGCTCAAAGGTAATTGACAAGTCTCATCTGTACAGGTTCCTAGAACCGTGGCTTGGCCTAGGACTTCTTACAAG TACTGGAAACAAATGGCGCTCCAGGAGAAAAATGTTAACACCCAGTTTCCATTTTACCATTCTGGAAGACTTCTTAGATGTCATGAATGAACAAGCCAACATATTGGTTAATAAGCTTGAAAAACATGTTGACAGAGAAAAATTTAACTGCTTTTCTTACATCACTCTTTGTGCCTTAGATATAATCTGTG AAACAGCTATGGGCAAGAATATTGATGCTCAGACTAATGATGATTCTGAGTATGTCCGTGCAGTTTATAG GATGAGTGATTTGCTACATCGAAGAATGAGGACGTTTTGGCTCTGGCATGACGTTTTGTACCTTTTGTTTAAAGATGGAAGGGACCACAGAAGGAAACTAAAGATCTTACATAATTTTACCACCAAT GTCATCAATGAACGGGCCAATGAAGTAAAGAGAGATGAAGAACGTAAAAGTGATGACAAGGTCACAACCCTCTCCAACAGAAAACGCAAGGCTTTTCTTGACCTGCTTTTAAATGTGATGGATGATGAAGGGAACAAGCTAAGCCATGAGGCAATTCGAGAAGAAGTGGACACTTTCATGTTTGAG GGCCATGATACAACTGCAGCTGGAATGAACTGGGCATTGTACCTTCTGGGTTGCTATCCAGAAGTCCAGAAAAAATTGGACAATGAACTGGATGAAGTGTTTG GGAATTCTGATCGCCCTGTTACCTTAGAAGACCTGAAGAAACTTAAATATCTGGAGTGTGTTATTAAGGAGACCCTTCGTATTTTTCCTTCTGTGCCTTTAATTGCCCGTGATCTTAATGAAGATTGTGATGTTG GGGGATACAACGTCGTGAAAGGCTCTCAAATACTCATCATTCCCTACGCACTGCATAGAGACCCACGGTACTTCCCAGAGCCTGAGGAGTTCAAGCCAGAGCGGTTCTTTCCCGAGAATTCGATGGGACGCCATCCATACACATATGTGCCCTTCTCTGCAGGACCCAGAAACTGTATAG GTCAAAGGTTTGCCATGATGGAAGAAAAGGTTGTTCTCTCATCCATCCTGAGGCATTTTTGGGTAGAATCCACCCAGAAAAGAGAAGAACTTGGTGTGGCAGGAGAGCTGATTCTTCGTCCTACTAATGGCATCTGGATCAAGTTGAAGAGGAGAAAAGCAAATGCATCCTAA